One Agelaius phoeniceus isolate bAgePho1 chromosome W, bAgePho1.hap1, whole genome shotgun sequence DNA segment encodes these proteins:
- the LOC129132413 gene encoding large ribosomal subunit protein uL22-like: MVRYSLDPDNPTKSCKSRGSNLRVHFKNTRETAQAIKGMHIRKATKYLKDITLKKQCVPFQRYNGGVGRCAQAKQWGWTQGRWPKKSAEFLLHMLKNAESNAELKGLDVDSLVIEHIQVNKAPKMRRRTYRAHGRINPYMSSPCHIEMILTEKEQIVPKPEEEVAQKKKISQKKLKKQKLMARD; this comes from the exons ATGGTGCGCTACTCTCTGGATCCAGACAATCCCACGAAAT catGCAAATCACGGGGATCCAACCTGCGAGTGCATTTCAAG AACACTCGAGAAACTGCCCAGGCCATCAAGGGCATGCACATCCGCAAGGCCACCAAGTACTTAAAGGACATCACATTGAAGAAGCAATGTGTTCCCTTCCAGCGCTACAACGGGGGAGTCGGTAGATGCGCCCAG GCCAAGCAGTGGGGCTGGACGCAGGGACGCTGGCCCAAGAAGAGTGCAGAGTTCTTGCTGCACATGCTCAAAAATGCAGAGAGCAATGCTGAGCTCAAG GGTCTTGATGTGGATTCTCTGGTCATTGAGCACATCCAGGTCAACAAGGCTCCCAAAATGCGCCGACGCACCTACAGAGCACATGGTAGGATCAACCCCTACATGAGCTCCCCCTGCCACATCGAGATGATCCTCACTGAGAAGGAGCAGATCGTTCCCAAGCCAGAGGAGGAAGTTgctcaaaagaaaaag ataTCCCAGAAGAAGCTGAAGAAGCAAAAGCTAATGGCCCGGGATTAA